The Candidatus Nanosynbacter featherlites region CTTTTCGAGCATTTTCTGCGTAGGAAGATTGGCTTTCCACAGCTTCCTCTGTTGACTTTTCCACAGCAGATTCAGAAGATGTGCCATCTCCACTACTCTGCGCGCCAGTAAAGCCGTCATTGTTGACGATTTTCAAATTGTAGCGTGCATCATTTTTTGTGCCCAAAGCTCGCAACAAAGTACGAACACTTTGTGCAGTGCCACCGCGTTTACCGATCACCCGACCCAAATCCTCAGGATTGACAGTCAGGGTTAGCAACACACCTTTTTCATCAATCAACCGCTCAACGACAACATCATCCGGATGCTCCACAAGTGATTTAATGATGTATTCCACAAATTGCTGGTCAATCGTTGACATTCTGCCCCTCCTTCGGAATTAAACTGTATAGCTAGTATATCATAAACATTTTAGCACGAGCAATAACAGAATCAGGCTCAAGAAGCGCTTTCTGAGTCATCATTCAGTCGCCGGTATTCCGCCAATGCAGCCCGAGCCGCTGCTTGTTGAGCAACCTGTTTGGATGGACCACTTCCTTGACCCATCAAACGGTCACCAACAAACACACCCAGCCTGAAGACTTTGTCGTGGTCAGGGCCCTCTTCGCTTAAGACTTTGTAAACCGGCGTTTGTCCGTCTAATCGCTGCGAAACCTCCTGCAAATGAGACTTCGGATCACGCCAACTACCAGTCTCCAAAATATGATCCAACTTGACGATGATGTGTGTATGAATAAAATCGCGTGCATCATCAAAGCCACGTTCCAGATAGATCGCGCCGATGACCGCCTCAAAGGCATTGGCCAAAATCTGCAAATGTGCCCGGTCTGAACCATTTTTCTCGCCCTTTGACATGCGAATGAGCGGCCCATAGCCCAACTTATCTCCCGCATCACCAATACTCTCTGTGCGCACTAGCGCCGCCCGCCACGCCGTCAAAATACCTTCTGGCTCAGAAAAATTAGTAAACAGATATTCAGTCACTGCCAATTCCAAAACCGCATCTCCCAGAAACTCCAGCCGCTCGTTGTGCTCGTGAACTGATTTTCTGTGTTCATTAACATAGCTGCGGTGCGTCAGCGCAGTGATCAAAAGATCCAGCTTTGTAAACTCAAAGCCCAGCTTCTCACGCGCAAATTCTTGGTATGGCGCGGTATTCATCCCACTCATCTACAAATTCTCCTGTCTGATACGTTTCATGGCGAGCAAAATCAATTTGCCAATGTCCTCATATTCAATTTCGTCCAAAGCTTCGTGAAATGAAAACCACTTAAGGCCATTCATCCACTCTTCTTTTTGTAATTTTTCATTTGGGTCAAGAGCTTTAACCAGATATACCTGCGTCGTCATCAACACCAGTTTATCAATTCGTCGATAGCGAAAATTGACCTTGCCCAGCCAGCCGCAAACCTCAATCTTTTTCAGGCCGGTCTCTTCACCGATTTCTCGCCTGGCAGTTACCTGCGCCGTCTCACCTGGCTCAATGTGCCCCTTTGGGATGGTCCAGCGATCCCGCGCGTCTTGATACAACAAAAACTCCGCCTCGCCCTTGCCGTTACGACGAAAAACAACACCGCCAGCTGTTGGTTCGCGCACGATTTCTTGAATTGATGGCTTTTTATGTCCGCTAAAATATTTGCGTATTCCGCTAAAATTGTCCTTTGTCATCGGCATCCTCTTGGAGGGAGCGATATGCTGTACCCAGCACACCGTTGATAAATTTCCCTGAGTTATCCGA contains the following coding sequences:
- a CDS encoding NUDIX hydrolase, producing the protein MTKDNFSGIRKYFSGHKKPSIQEIVREPTAGGVVFRRNGKGEAEFLLYQDARDRWTIPKGHIEPGETAQVTARREIGEETGLKKIEVCGWLGKVNFRYRRIDKLVLMTTQVYLVKALDPNEKLQKEEWMNGLKWFSFHEALDEIEYEDIGKLILLAMKRIRQENL
- a CDS encoding KH domain-containing protein; the encoded protein is MSTIDQQFVEYIIKSLVEHPDDVVVERLIDEKGVLLTLTVNPEDLGRVIGKRGGTAQSVRTLLRALGTKNDARYNLKIVNNDGFTGAQSSGDGTSSESAVEKSTEEAVESQSSYAENARKELAELDDLDI
- the rnc gene encoding ribonuclease III, producing MSGMNTAPYQEFAREKLGFEFTKLDLLITALTHRSYVNEHRKSVHEHNERLEFLGDAVLELAVTEYLFTNFSEPEGILTAWRAALVRTESIGDAGDKLGYGPLIRMSKGEKNGSDRAHLQILANAFEAVIGAIYLERGFDDARDFIHTHIIVKLDHILETGSWRDPKSHLQEVSQRLDGQTPVYKVLSEEGPDHDKVFRLGVFVGDRLMGQGSGPSKQVAQQAAARAALAEYRRLNDDSESAS